DNA from Comamonas serinivorans:
AGCTCCAGGCTGTCGTCGTAGTCCTTGTAGGTGCGCTTTTCCCACACCTTGACGGCGCTGCGCTTGCCGCCCTTGCCGCCGATGCGCACGCCCTGCGGGTTGTTGCCGCCATTGCCGTAGGGGCTGGTGCCGCCGGTGCCGATCCACTTGCTGCCGCCTTCATGGCGCTCTTTCTGCTCCTCGAGGCGCTTTTTCAGCGTCTCCATGAGCTCGTCCCAGCCCATCTTCTGGATCTTGGCCAGCTCTTCGGCGCTCAGCTCCTTCTGCAGGATGGCCTTGAGCCATTCGGCCGGGATCTCTTTGGTGAAGTCGGTGATGTGCTCGATGCCTTTGAAGTAGGCGCCGAACGCCTGGTCGAACTTGTCGTAGTGGCGCTCGTCCTTGATCAGCGTGGCCCGCGACAGGTAATAGAAGTCGTCGATGGCGCAATGCTCGGAGCGCGGGCCCACGACGTCCTTCTGCAGGGCTTCCAGCAGGGTGAGCAGCTCCTTGACGGACACCGGCAGTTTGGCGGCACGAAGGGCGTAGAAGAAATCGATCAGCATGAAGGCCTCGGTCTACATCAAGATGTAATTTAAAGGTGTTAGTTTTGGTGAGCCCTATCTACAGGCCCAGACTCATGTCGCTTGACGAAACCCAATTCAAACTCGCCAAGACCGAAGCCGGCCGGGCCGCCTTGGCTGAACGAACCGCGTGCACGCCACGTGAACGCCAGGTGCTCATCATGTGCGATGGCGAACGCACGGTGGCAGATTTTCAGGCCATGCTCGGCAGTCAGGCATGGCCCATCATCGCATCGCTGCAGCAAAAAGGGTATGTCCTGAGTGTCACGCCCATGTTGGCGCGGCTGGCCCAGTTCTCGCACACGGGCACGATGGAGTGGCCAGACACCGCCGTGCCGGCCGAGGTGACGCGGCCGCCCGCGACGCTGAAGGTGCCTGCGCCGGGCCGGCCGGCTGCCGCCCGAATTGCCGCCGAGGCGCCGGCCCAGGCGGCGCCGGTCGCGGCCCGAACCCCGCCGCGTGCGCGGCGCTCGCTGGCCGCGACCAAGATGTACCTGGTCGATGTGTTCCAGAAGCAGCGCGAGGAGGCCTCGCGCGCCATCACCCTCAGCCTGCAGCGCTGCAGCGACGAAGCCTCGCTGCTCGAAGCCATGCTGCCGGCGCTGAAGCACCTGCACGCCCAGTCGGGCGCCAGCTACGCCTCGCGCGTGGTGCGGCACCTGCTCGACATCCTGCCCGATGAGTTGTTGTCGCAGTTCTGCGAAGGCGTGCTGTCGCTGGACCTGCAGGCGTTGACGGTGGCCTCGCTGTTGACCGAAAGCACCGCGTCCTGAGGGCGGACCGGCGCATCGCCTGGCCGCATCAGCGGGCGCGCTAGGATGGTCCATCGTCGTTGACTGCGGATCTGCCATGCCGACCGGGCTGAACGGGCTCCAGGTGTCCCTGGGCCAACTCTGGACCTTGTTCCTGTTCCTCGTGCACCTGGGGGTGGTGGCGCGGGCCCTCACGCGGCCCAATCGCTCGCCGGCCTCGCGCGTGGCCTGGGTCGCGGTGGTCATGCTGCTGCCGGTGGTGGGGGTGTTGGCCTATTTGCTGCTCGGCGAAACCAGCGTGGGCTGGGCGCGTGTGCGGCGCCTGCGGCGCACGGCGTCGCAGCTGCGGCTGACCGACGAAACCGGCGTCGATCCCGAGCAGGTGCCCGCCAAGCTCCGCTCCCTGTTTGACCTGGGGCGTTCCATCAACGGCTTTCATGCCGTGGCGGGCAACCGCATCACCTTGCTGGGCGACGCCGAGGCGACCCCCAGCGAGCCGACGCGCCATGTGCGGGCGGCCATGAACCAGCTCATCGCCGACATCGAGCAGGCCCAGGTCCAGGTGCACATCGCGTTCTACATCTGGCTGGACGACGACACCGGCACGCGCATGGCCCAGGCCGTGGCCGCGGCAGCCCGGCGCGGCGTGCAGTGCCGCGTCATGGTCGACGCGCTGGGCTCGCGGGCCTTTCGCCGCAGCGCACTGTGGCGTGAGCTGGCCAGCGCCGGCGTGCAGCTGCTGGCCACGCTGGACGACGTCTCGCGCCTGTGGCACATGGCGTTCAGCCGCGTGGACCTGCGCGACCACCGCAAGCTGGTGGTCATCGACAACCGCATCGGCTACTGCGGCAGCCAGAACTGCGCCGATCCGGCGTTCCGCATCAAAGCCCGCTTTGCACCGTGGATCGACCTGCTGCTGCGGTGCGAGGGCCCGGTGGTGCGCCAGATGCAAAGCCTGTTCCTGAGCGGCTGGGTGCCGGAAACCGGCGAGGACTTGCGCGCGCTGCTCGGCGCGGCACCGGACGAGGCGGCCGCGGCCGAATCGGCCTGCGTCGCCCAGGTGTTTGAAACCGGGCCCACCGCGCGCCACAACGCCATGTCGGACATGTTCGTGGCCAGCCTGTACGCGGCGCGCGACGAGCTGCTCATCACCACGCCGTATTTCGTGCCCGACGAATCCATCCTGCGCGCGCTGTGTGCCGCCCCGCGGCGCGGCGTGCGCACCACGGTCATCTTCCCGGCGCGCAGCGACTCGTGGCTGGTGGGCAAGGCCTGTCGCAGCACCTATGCCGACCTGCTGGAGGCCGGCGTGGCCGTTCACGAGTACCCGTTGGGCCTGCTGCACACCAAGGCGCTGACGGTGGATGGCGAGCTGGCGTTGGTGGGCTCGGCCAACATGGACCGGCGCAGCCTGGAGCTGAACTACGAGAACAACCTGCTGATCGCCGATTGCGCGGTGGCGGCGCAGGTCCGCGAGCGCCTGCTGGGCTATCTGGCGGTGTCGCGGCCCGTCAGCCTGGACGCCGTGCGGGCCTGGCCGTTCCACGTTCGGCTGGTGCAGAACGTGGTGGGCATGATGTCGCCTGTGTTGTAGGTCATGGAGTATCCATCGGTTGCCGATGCGTGAAGAACGGGAATCGATGGATACTGCTTTGAAATCAATCGACCATCCGGGCGCACCTTCGCGATGACCGCTGTGCGCGTCATGCGGGCGCTGCGTCACGCGGGCTCGCTGCCGTCAGACCTGCCCCGCATGACATCCAAGGCGGCCACCTGGCCGCGCTCAAGGGCGTCGCTGTTGCGCTCGAGCAGGTCGGTCAGCGAA
Protein-coding regions in this window:
- the cls gene encoding cardiolipin synthase codes for the protein MPTGLNGLQVSLGQLWTLFLFLVHLGVVARALTRPNRSPASRVAWVAVVMLLPVVGVLAYLLLGETSVGWARVRRLRRTASQLRLTDETGVDPEQVPAKLRSLFDLGRSINGFHAVAGNRITLLGDAEATPSEPTRHVRAAMNQLIADIEQAQVQVHIAFYIWLDDDTGTRMAQAVAAAARRGVQCRVMVDALGSRAFRRSALWRELASAGVQLLATLDDVSRLWHMAFSRVDLRDHRKLVVIDNRIGYCGSQNCADPAFRIKARFAPWIDLLLRCEGPVVRQMQSLFLSGWVPETGEDLRALLGAAPDEAAAAESACVAQVFETGPTARHNAMSDMFVASLYAARDELLITTPYFVPDESILRALCAAPRRGVRTTVIFPARSDSWLVGKACRSTYADLLEAGVAVHEYPLGLLHTKALTVDGELALVGSANMDRRSLELNYENNLLIADCAVAAQVRERLLGYLAVSRPVSLDAVRAWPFHVRLVQNVVGMMSPVL